The nucleotide window CGTTCTTGGTCCGTACGTCTATTTTAACCAAACAAAAAGGGAAGTCAACCTGATAACCCTTGAAAATGGAAAAAATCAGGAAGTTGGTTGCAACTTTGTGAAATCTTGATTCCGTCTTGACTGGAGGTTAACATTGTCAAGCTATCATTATTCTTGCACACACCCCATATCAGAGGAGGGGGAGCGTGTTGCAGCACTTGGTATTTCCGCTCATCATTCTCTTGACCGGCTTGGCCGCCATGCCGCTTGTCGATGAGTGGAAATCCACTTCTGAGTGACTGATCCGTCATCAGTCGCCATCACCCGGTCCGCTGAATTACTTTTGTTGAGCAGACGTGTTTTTCCTCATCTCCTCCTGTCGGATGGCGAACGAAATGCCTCCCCCTCCGGGAGGCGAATCCGCTGGCAAACAGTGATGGAGCCGTTGTTCACCTCCGGTTGACACCGCCGGATGGTGAAAACGGCTCCCTTTTTTAAGGGGGTGAGGATATGGACAAAGTCCGCAGGTTCCGATTTCTCGTCTCCGTTCCGTAGCAACAGTTAGAGTCGCTCGACGGGAACGGACCCGCTCCCCTAAAAGAGGGTGGCCATTTTCCCATGAGCGACCTTTGAGAGCAGCGATTCAGGAGCGAGAGACGGCGGACCCGGGAAAACAATGCCCCCTTATGGAATGACCTAACACGTCTAAACAGGATCACATGTTTCGCCGGTATTGCCCTCCGACCTCATACAGCGCTGCGGTGATCTGTCCCAGACTGGCCACCTTCACCGTTTCCATCAACTCGGCGAAGATGTTACCGTTTTCTCTCGCCACCTGCTTCAGACGGGCGAGAGCGGCAGGTGCTTCATCTTTGTGCCGTTCATGGAATTGGCGCAAGCGACGGATTTGCGATTCCTTTTCTTCCGGCGTGGCGCGGGTCAGTTCCAATTCCGGCTCTTCCGGCGGATTCGGGTTGAGGAACGTATTGACACCGATGATCGGCAGTTCACCGGAATGCTTTTTGGTTTCGTAGTAGAGGGATTCCTCTTGGATTTTGCTCCGCTGATACTGCGTTTCCATCGCACCCAGGACGCCGCCCCGGTCGGAGATCCGCTCAAATTCCGCCAACACGGCCTCTTCCACCAAATCGGTCAGCTCTTCGATGATGAACGATCCCTGCAACGGATTTTCATTTTTGGCCAATCCCAGTTCCTTGGTGATGATGAGCTGGATGGCCATCGCCCGGCGGACCGATTCTTCGGTTGGCGTGGTGATCGCCTCGTCATAAGCGTTGGTGTGCAGAGAGTTACACTGATCATAGATGGCCATGAGCGCCTGCAACGTGGTGCGGATGTCGTTGAAATCGATTTCCTGCGCGTGCAGGGAACGGCCCGAGGTTTGAATATGGTATTTCAATTTCTGGCTGCGTTCGTTTGCTCCGTACAACCGTTTCATCACCACTGCCCAAATGCGGCGGGCCACCCGGCCGATCACTGAATACTCCGCATCCAACCCGTTGCTGAAGAAAAACGACAGGTTGGGGGCGAAGTCATCCACATCCATCCCGCGGCTACGGTAATATTCCACGTAGGTGAACGCGTTGGCCAGCGTAAACGCCAGCTGGGTGATCGGATTGGCGCCGGCCTCGGCGATGTGGTACCCGCTGATGCTGACGGAGTAGTAGTTACGCACGCGGTTTTGGATGAAATACTCCTGGATGTCCCCCATCATCTTCAGCGCGAACTCCGTGGAGAAAATGCAGGTGTTTTGCCCCTGATCCTCCTTCAGAATGTCCGCCTGCACCGTTCCGCGCACCGATTGCAACGTTTTTGCCTTGATCGTTTCGTATTCCTCCGGGGAGGGTTCGCGACCGTGCGCTTCACGGAATTTCTCTACCTGCTGATCGATGGCGGTATTGAAGTACATGGCCAAGATAATCGGCGCCGGCCCATTGATCGTCATCGAGACGCTGGTATTGGGTGAACACAGGTCGAAACCCTTGTACAACTCCTTCATGTCGTCCAACGTGCAGATGCTCACCCCGGACTCTCCGATTTTACCGTAAATGTCCGGCCGCTCGTCCGGGTCCTCGCCGTACAGGGTGACACTGTCAAACGCGGTGGACAACCGTTTGGCCGGATCGTTTTTCGACAAGTAATGGAATCGGCGGTTGGTCCGTTGCGGTGTCCCTTCCCCTGCGAATTGCCGTTTTGGATCCTCGTCCGTCCGTTTCAGCGGGAAGACGCCCGCGGTATAGGGGAAACGGCCCGGCACGTTCTCAAGCAGACACCAGCGCAGGATTTCTCCCCAATCCTCGTAACGGGGAAGCGCGATCTTCGGAATTTTGCTCCCGGCCAGCGTCTCGTGGTACAGCGGCATGCGGACCTCTCGGTCCCGCACTTTGAACACGAATTCATCCTGCCGATACATTTCCTTGAGCTTCGGCCACTCTTCGATCAGTTTTTTGCAATAGGGGTCCAGTTGTTCCTCGATTTTCCGGATCGCCTCATCCAGCGGTTTCAGCGGAGCTTCCGACGTCGTTTCCTTCACCAGCCACTCGCGGGCGCCGTGCAGTTGGAACAACCGGCGTGCGAGTTCCGTCTGTTCCTCCACCCATTTGCGATAATTTCGCACCGTGTTGGCGATATCCCGCAGATAATGCGTCCGCTCCGGTGGGATGATGTGGCGGACTTCCACCTGTTGTCCCGTTACGTCCATGGAGGATTTCCAGCCAAGATCGAACTTCTCATTCAGCTTG belongs to Polycladomyces subterraneus and includes:
- the icmF gene encoding fused isobutyryl-CoA mutase/GTPase IcmF, translated to MTTTEVYRPRHAVRFVTAASLFDGHDASINLFRRLLQASGVEVIHLGHNRSVDEIVTAAIHEDVQGIAVSSYQGGHMEFFKYMIDLLKERGAEHIRVFGGGGGVIVPREIRELEAYGVAKIFSPDDGMKMGLQGIINHMVKECDFPTVEQVTWELEKLPEADPRAIARLITLAEHVAEDREGREAVASTLAELAESAAEVGFVPVVGITGTGGAGKSSLTDELVRRFLEDFPGKKVAVLSIDPSKQRTGGALLGDRIRMNAVHHPRVYMRSLATRRNRSELSAATRDAIAIVKRAGYDLVIVETSGIGQGDADITQVSDLSLYVMTSEFGAPSQLEKIEMLDYADLIAINKFDRKGSEDALRDVKKQWRRNHGKFDLPDEKIPVYGTMASRFNDPGTNVLYRALIDKLNEKFDLGWKSSMDVTGQQVEVRHIIPPERTHYLRDIANTVRNYRKWVEEQTELARRLFQLHGAREWLVKETTSEAPLKPLDEAIRKIEEQLDPYCKKLIEEWPKLKEMYRQDEFVFKVRDREVRMPLYHETLAGSKIPKIALPRYEDWGEILRWCLLENVPGRFPYTAGVFPLKRTDEDPKRQFAGEGTPQRTNRRFHYLSKNDPAKRLSTAFDSVTLYGEDPDERPDIYGKIGESGVSICTLDDMKELYKGFDLCSPNTSVSMTINGPAPIILAMYFNTAIDQQVEKFREAHGREPSPEEYETIKAKTLQSVRGTVQADILKEDQGQNTCIFSTEFALKMMGDIQEYFIQNRVRNYYSVSISGYHIAEAGANPITQLAFTLANAFTYVEYYRSRGMDVDDFAPNLSFFFSNGLDAEYSVIGRVARRIWAVVMKRLYGANERSQKLKYHIQTSGRSLHAQEIDFNDIRTTLQALMAIYDQCNSLHTNAYDEAITTPTEESVRRAMAIQLIITKELGLAKNENPLQGSFIIEELTDLVEEAVLAEFERISDRGGVLGAMETQYQRSKIQEESLYYETKKHSGELPIIGVNTFLNPNPPEEPELELTRATPEEKESQIRRLRQFHERHKDEAPAALARLKQVARENGNIFAELMETVKVASLGQITAALYEVGGQYRRNM